The following are encoded together in the Salvia hispanica cultivar TCC Black 2014 chromosome 6, UniMelb_Shisp_WGS_1.0, whole genome shotgun sequence genome:
- the LOC125193093 gene encoding probable sodium/metabolite cotransporter BASS5, chloroplastic, with the protein MSVNGNLLHHSHTFHCPPSFPKFPSRSPIAAAALSRRNSSHFSGLRSSTFLHHPASGGLSRFSLISKYAPDNLSSFEHESDSPKIQEKVSLLTILQGANSFLPQVVLASTILALVYPPSFTWFTNRYYAPALGFLMFAVGVNSSEKDFLEAFRRPAAISAGYIGQFVIKPLLGYIFGTISMTIFGLPTPLAVGIMLTSCVSGAQLSNYATFLTDPEMAPLSIVMTSLSTASAVFVTPFLSLLLIGTKLPVDVKGMVSNILQIVVTPIATGLLLNRFFPKLCTAIRPILPPLSVFVTALCVGAPLAINVESVMSPSGISVLLLVIAFHLSAFIAGYSLTGLAFRDLPDVKPLQRTLSYETGMQSSLLGLALANKFFEDPLVSIPPAISTVIMSLMGFSLVMLWARKKEAAA; encoded by the exons ATGAGCGTCAATGGCAACCTACTCCACCACTCTCACACCTTCCACTGCCCTCCATCTTTCCCCAAATTTCCCAGTCGGTCCCCCATCGCTGCCGCGGCTTTATCCCGCCGCAATTCCTCCCACTTTTCAG GGCTTCGTTCCTCAACCTTCCTTCATCATCCAGCCTCTG GTGGATTGAGTAGATTCTCATTAATCAGCAAGTATGCTCCTGATAATCTATCATCATTCGAGCACGAATCTGATTCTCCTAAG ATTCAGGAGAAAGTTTCCTTACTCACCATTTTGCAAGGAGCAAATTCTTTTCTGCCTCAAGTGGTTCTAGCCAGCACAATATTGGCTCTTGTGTACCCGCCTTCGTTCACTTGGTTCACTAACAG GTATTATGCTCCAGCATTAGGCTTTCTGATGTTTGCTGTCGGAGTTAATTCAAGCGAGAAGGATTTTCTTGAAGCGTTTAGGAGACCAGCAGCCATTTCTGCTGGCTACATTGGGCAGTTTGTCATAAAGCCCCTCTTGGGATATATTTTTGGCACGATTTCAATGACAATCTTCGGTCTCCCAACTCCCCTAG CTGTTGGGATCATGTTAACGTCTTGTGTTAGTGGGGCGCAGCTCTCGAACTATGCCACATTTTTGACAGATCCAGAAATGGCTCCTCTTAGCATCGTCATGACATCTCTGTCCACTGCTTCAGCAGTCTTTGTCACACCCTTCTTGTCGTTACTGCTTATCGGGACTAAGCTGCCCGTTGATGTGAAAGGAATGGTTTCCAATATTCTGCAGATTGTAGTCACTCCTATCGCCACTGGGTTGCTCTTGAATAG ATTCTTTCCTAAACTTTGCACTGCAATTCGTCCAATTCTGCCTCCTCTCTCGGTGTTTGTGACTGCACTCTGCGTTGGAGCGCCACTTGCTATCAACGTTGAATCAGTGATGTCCCCTTCTGGGATTTCAGTGCTGCTGCTGGTGATTGCATTCCATTTGTCAGCATTCATTGCTGGATACTCCCTCACCGGTCTAGCTTTTCGTGATCTGCCTGATGTAAAACCTCTGCAAAGAACACTATCATACGAGACAG GCATGCAGAGCAGTCTTTTAGGCCTTGCACTTGCCAATAAGTTCTTCGAAGACCCTCTCGTCAGCATCCCCCCGGCTATCTCC ACTGTGATTATGTCGTTGATGGGATTCTCCCTCGTGATGCTGTGGGCTCGAAAGAAAGAGGCTGCTGCCTAA
- the LOC125194532 gene encoding SCARECROW-LIKE protein 7-like — protein sequence MAEKSKLQISPSNWQGSFALLSKYRTQTKRLREAAPNHQRNEASCALTSKALSAVTIVKMALHFHPTSLKTGDFFNLAESLGFKSAISSQNEKHLKDVLMLLNAAEEFSNEDYDQAESLLVSVPTSGHLPIERVITFYAKYLRERIDAKKCRIDLERQVNHFDLEAEMREIKEAIVACEQKLPLIQISNYAAIQTILDSLSSAEKIHFIDIGRKICSYWIVMMQALSNRENCQLKQLKITAVCSPVYNVAKSGKLLSSIAESMNIPLVFKTLLAEKNTLANIHFESEEGEKVAVFMDHSLHCLAACTKNVEGLLRGLKRLNPHVMVAVDVEESFTTSSFGERFRGALSMSSAVVDCLESCLEGERRCIDVIERLHFQESICNGVMNEDTSGIGLSHHRRIDFWREYFSRFGILETDMSNASLCQARLMIGERACWSSCSLGMNGKSMILCWKGIPLRFVSAWKFPIIIQTSQIDL from the coding sequence ATGGCGGAGAAGAGCAAGCTCCAAATATCTCCCTCTAACTGGCAGGGCTCATTTGCTCTCTTGAGCAAGTACAGGACTCAAACGAAGCGTCTCAGAGAGGCCGCGCCAAACCATCAAAGAAACGAGGCGAGTTGTGCCTTAACTTCTAAAGCATTATCTGCGGTAACAATAGTCAAAATGGCTCTTCATTTCCACCCCACATCTCTCAAAACAGGTGATTTCTTCAATCTTGCAGAATCACTTGGCTTCAAATCTGCTATCTCCAGTCAAAATGAGAAACATTTGAAAGATGTTTTGATGCTTCTCAATGCTGCTGAGGAGTTCTCAAACGAAGACTACGATCAAGCTGAAAGCCTCCTCGTCTCCGTTCCAACATCAGGCCATCTCCCAATTGAGAGAGTCATCACTTTCTATGCCAAATActtaagagaaagaatagatGCCAAGAAATGCAGAATCGATTTGGAGAGGCAAGTAAACCATTTCGATTTGGAAGCAGAAATGAGAGAGATCAAAGAAGCTATCGTAGCTTGTGAGCAGAAACTCCCACTTATCCAAATCTCCAACTATGCTGCAATTCAGACCATCTTGGACAGCTTGTCGTCGGCAGAGAAAATCCACTTCATCGACATAGGCAGAAAGATCTGCTCTTACTGGATAGTGATGATGCAAGCTCTATCCAACCGAGAAAACTGCCAACTGAAGCAGCTCAAGATCACTGCAGTCTGCTCACCGGTATACAATGTAGCAAAGAGCGGCAAGCTTCTCTCCTCCATTGCCGAGTCCATGAACATCCCTCTTGTCTTCAAAACACTCCTAGCAGAGAAGAACACACTTGCTAACATTCATTTTGAGTCTgaggaaggagaaaaagtggcAGTTTTCATGGATCACAGCCTCCATTGCTTGGCAGCTTGCACCAAAAATGTGGAGGGCTTATTAAGAGGCCTTAAAAGGCTCAATCCTCATGTGATGGTTGCCGTTGATGTGGAGGAGAGTTTCACCACTTCGAGCTTTGGTGAGCGTTTCAGAGGCGCGCTGTCTATGTCTAGTGCTGTTGTGGACTGCCTAGAGAGCTGCCTCGAAGGGGAGAGGCGTTGCATCGATGTAATTGAGAGACTTCACTTTCAAGAATCGATATGCAACGGTGTTATGAACGAGGACACTAGTGGCATTGGCCTTAGCCATCACCGCAGGATTGATTTCTGGAGGGAATACTTTTCAAGATTCGGGATTTTGGAGACGGATATGAGCAATGCGTCTCTATGTCAAGCGCGTCTGATGATCGGAGAGAGGGCGTGTTGGAGCAGCTGCAGCCTCGGCATGAATGGGAAAAGCATGATTCTTTGCTGGAAAGGAATCCCTCTGCGATTTGTGTCTGCTTGGAAGTTCCCAATTATCATACAGACATCACAAATAGATTTATAA
- the LOC125194533 gene encoding cell wall protein AWA1-like produces the protein MSTESNTAAATTSATTAAIISSTMENTGPVKTSSIPSMMPTPGLYPSSSTTPWVDVNTHGLTSGSTSSGSVGSTFSGSFESFNGSSAGPSGLTRVLSSGSHTSAGASGTNMGIGSFRTNMNMSGSMPNMSMAGSTPNKNGGGSMPNMLLALSGATRLVPSMDQVRHH, from the coding sequence ATGTCTACTGAATCCAACACCGCTGCTGCCACCACTTCGGCCACCACTGCCGCCATCATTTCCTCCACCATGGAGAACACTGGACCGGTCAAAACATCGTCGATTCCATCGATGATGCCAACTCCCGGGCTCTATCCATCTTCATCAACAACCCCTTGGGTGGATGTTAACACTCATGGGCTCACTAGTGGATCCACCTCGAGTGGATCAGTTGGTTCCACTTTTAGTGGTTCCTTCGAATCCTTTAATGGATCAAGTGCTGGGCCTTCGGGTCTCACACGGGTGCTGAGCTCCGGGTCTCACACGAGTGCTGGTGCCTCCGGAACCAACATGGGTATTGGCTCCTTCAGGACCAATATGAACATGTCGGGCTCTATGCCTAACATGAGCATGGCGGGCTCTACGCCCAACAAGAATGGTGGGGGCTCTATGCCCAACATGTTGTTGGCTCTTTCGGGGGCAACGAGATTGGTTCCTTCCATGGACCAAGTTCGGCACCATTGA